From Pseudorca crassidens isolate mPseCra1 chromosome 7, mPseCra1.hap1, whole genome shotgun sequence, a single genomic window includes:
- the TSTD2 gene encoding thiosulfate sulfurtransferase/rhodanese-like domain-containing protein 2 isoform X1 — protein sequence MPSSTSPDQGDDLEACVLRFSDLDLKDTSLINPSSSIKAELDVSTKKKYSFAKKKAFALFVKTKELPAPPSEYKEKWWKCCQQLFTDQTSIHRHVATQHADEIYRETASVLKQLTVTSSTSKTLKSADKRNPFKEDLTHNHEVSAWLPDISCFSPDELLSGHSNGEGEVLLYYCYCDLEDPDWICAWQTALCQHLHLTGKVRIATEGINGTVGGSKLATRLYVEVMLSCPLFKDYLCKDDFKTSKGGACCFPELRVGVFAEIVPMGISPSRISYKKPGIHLSPGEFHKEVEKFLSQANQEESDTILLDCRNFYESKIGRFQGCLAPDIRKFSYFPSYVDENLELFKEKRVLMYCTGGIRCERGSAYLKAKGVCKEVFQLKGGIHKYLEAFPDGFYKGKLFVFDERYALSFNSDIVSECSYCGAPWDQYKLCSTPQCRQLVLTCPACQGQGFTACCVTCQDKGSRQAASPAQSSFKEECECTARRLRAPRELLQQGRLPASPGPRPGDDEDGPCLHEQPHLPFPNPSQS from the exons ATGCCTTCTTCCACTTCACCAGACCAAGGAGATGACCTGGAGGCCTGTGTTTTAAGGTTTTCAGACCTGGATTTGAAAGACACAAGTCTTATCAATCCCAGTAGCAGTATCAAAGCAGAGTTAGATGTcagtacaaagaagaaatactcatttgcaaagaaaaag GCATTTGCCCTTTTTGTCAAAACTAAAGAACTTCCAGCACCTCCTTCTGAGTATAAAGAAAAATGGTGGAAATGCTGTCAGCAACTATTCACAGACCAGACCAGCATCCACAGACATGTGGCAACACAACATGCTGATGAGATTTACCGTGAGACTGCTTCTGTTTTAAAGCAGCTGACTGTGACATCAAGCACCTCAAAGACTCTTAAGTCTGCAGACAAAAGAAACCCTTTCAAAGAAGACCTTACGCATAACCATGAAGTGTCTGCTTGGCTCCCTGATATAAGCTGCTTTAGCCCTGATGAGCTGTTAAG tgGCCACAGCAATGGTGAAGGGGAGGTGCTACTTTATTACTGCTACTGTGACCTGGAGGATCCTGATTGGATCTGTGCCTGGCAGACAGCTCTGTGTCAGCACCTGCACCTCACGGGCAAG GTTCGAATTGCTACAGAAGGAATCAATGGGACAGTGGGTGGAAGCAAATTGGCCACCAGACTCTATGTAGAAGTCATGCTTTCCTGCCCATTGTTTAAGGATTATCTGTGTAAGGACGATTTTAAG ACCAGCAAAGGAGGAGCTTGCTGTTTTCCAGAATTACGTGTTGGTGTGTTTGCAGAGATTGTGCCCATGGGGATCAGTCCCAGTAGGATCTCCTATAAGAAGCCTG GAATCCATTTATCCCCAGGTGAATTTCATAAAGAAGTAGAAAAGTTTCTGTCTCAGGCAAATCAAGAAGAAAGTGATACTATCCTACTGGACTGCAGAAACTTCTATGAAAGCAAAATA GGACGGTTCCAGGGCTGCTTAGCCCCAGACATCAGGAAATTCAGTTACTTCCCTAGCTATGTTGATGAAAATCTAGAACTTTTCAAAGAGAAGAGGGTGCTGATGTATTGCACTGGGGGCATCCGTTGTGAGCGGGGTTCAGCCTACCTCAAAGCCAAG GGAGTGTGCAAGGAAGTGTTCCAGCTCAAGGGTGGCATCCACAAGTACCTGGAGGCGTTTCCTGATGGTTTTTACAAAGGGAAGTTGTTCGTTTTTGATGAGCGTTATGCCTTATCCTTCAACAGTGACATAGTGTCAG aaTGTTCATACTGTGGGGCCCCATGGGACCAGTATAAACTGTGCTCCACTCCCCAGTGCCGCCAGCTCGTCTTGACCTGCCCTGCCTGCCAAGGACAAGGATTCACAGCCTGTTGTGTCACGTGTCAAGACAAAGGGAGCAGGCAGGCTGCAAGCCCAGCCCAGAGCAGTTTTAAAGAGGAATGCGAGTGTACAGCCCGACGGCTACGCGCACCCAGGGAGCTCTTACAGCAGGGGCGACTCCCTGCGAGCCCGGGGCCCAGGCCAGGTGATGATGAGGATGGGCCATGCTTACATGAGCAGCCCCATCTGCCTTTCCCCAATCCTTCACAGAGCTAG
- the TSTD2 gene encoding thiosulfate sulfurtransferase/rhodanese-like domain-containing protein 2 isoform X2 — MPSSTSPDQGDDLEACVLRFSDLDLKDTSLINPSSSIKAELDVSTKKKYSFAKKKAFALFVKTKELPAPPSEYKEKWWKCCQQLFTDQTSIHRHVATQHADEIYRETASVLKQLTVTSSTSKTLKSADKRNPFKEDLTHNHEVSAWLPDISCFSPDELLSGHSNGEGEVLLYYCYCDLEDPDWICAWQTALCQHLHLTGKVRIATEGINGTVGGSKLATRLYVEVMLSCPLFKDYLCKDDFKTSKGGACCFPELRVGVFAEIVPMGISPSRISYKKPGEFHKEVEKFLSQANQEESDTILLDCRNFYESKIGRFQGCLAPDIRKFSYFPSYVDENLELFKEKRVLMYCTGGIRCERGSAYLKAKGVCKEVFQLKGGIHKYLEAFPDGFYKGKLFVFDERYALSFNSDIVSECSYCGAPWDQYKLCSTPQCRQLVLTCPACQGQGFTACCVTCQDKGSRQAASPAQSSFKEECECTARRLRAPRELLQQGRLPASPGPRPGDDEDGPCLHEQPHLPFPNPSQS; from the exons ATGCCTTCTTCCACTTCACCAGACCAAGGAGATGACCTGGAGGCCTGTGTTTTAAGGTTTTCAGACCTGGATTTGAAAGACACAAGTCTTATCAATCCCAGTAGCAGTATCAAAGCAGAGTTAGATGTcagtacaaagaagaaatactcatttgcaaagaaaaag GCATTTGCCCTTTTTGTCAAAACTAAAGAACTTCCAGCACCTCCTTCTGAGTATAAAGAAAAATGGTGGAAATGCTGTCAGCAACTATTCACAGACCAGACCAGCATCCACAGACATGTGGCAACACAACATGCTGATGAGATTTACCGTGAGACTGCTTCTGTTTTAAAGCAGCTGACTGTGACATCAAGCACCTCAAAGACTCTTAAGTCTGCAGACAAAAGAAACCCTTTCAAAGAAGACCTTACGCATAACCATGAAGTGTCTGCTTGGCTCCCTGATATAAGCTGCTTTAGCCCTGATGAGCTGTTAAG tgGCCACAGCAATGGTGAAGGGGAGGTGCTACTTTATTACTGCTACTGTGACCTGGAGGATCCTGATTGGATCTGTGCCTGGCAGACAGCTCTGTGTCAGCACCTGCACCTCACGGGCAAG GTTCGAATTGCTACAGAAGGAATCAATGGGACAGTGGGTGGAAGCAAATTGGCCACCAGACTCTATGTAGAAGTCATGCTTTCCTGCCCATTGTTTAAGGATTATCTGTGTAAGGACGATTTTAAG ACCAGCAAAGGAGGAGCTTGCTGTTTTCCAGAATTACGTGTTGGTGTGTTTGCAGAGATTGTGCCCATGGGGATCAGTCCCAGTAGGATCTCCTATAAGAAGCCTG GTGAATTTCATAAAGAAGTAGAAAAGTTTCTGTCTCAGGCAAATCAAGAAGAAAGTGATACTATCCTACTGGACTGCAGAAACTTCTATGAAAGCAAAATA GGACGGTTCCAGGGCTGCTTAGCCCCAGACATCAGGAAATTCAGTTACTTCCCTAGCTATGTTGATGAAAATCTAGAACTTTTCAAAGAGAAGAGGGTGCTGATGTATTGCACTGGGGGCATCCGTTGTGAGCGGGGTTCAGCCTACCTCAAAGCCAAG GGAGTGTGCAAGGAAGTGTTCCAGCTCAAGGGTGGCATCCACAAGTACCTGGAGGCGTTTCCTGATGGTTTTTACAAAGGGAAGTTGTTCGTTTTTGATGAGCGTTATGCCTTATCCTTCAACAGTGACATAGTGTCAG aaTGTTCATACTGTGGGGCCCCATGGGACCAGTATAAACTGTGCTCCACTCCCCAGTGCCGCCAGCTCGTCTTGACCTGCCCTGCCTGCCAAGGACAAGGATTCACAGCCTGTTGTGTCACGTGTCAAGACAAAGGGAGCAGGCAGGCTGCAAGCCCAGCCCAGAGCAGTTTTAAAGAGGAATGCGAGTGTACAGCCCGACGGCTACGCGCACCCAGGGAGCTCTTACAGCAGGGGCGACTCCCTGCGAGCCCGGGGCCCAGGCCAGGTGATGATGAGGATGGGCCATGCTTACATGAGCAGCCCCATCTGCCTTTCCCCAATCCTTCACAGAGCTAG